One Candidatus Methylomirabilota bacterium DNA segment encodes these proteins:
- a CDS encoding PilZ domain-containing protein has product MNLPSGESGGPRRERRRHPRTPVAWPVLVEAGKRRHPCQTVDIGVQGAKLSPKIWLQTGTEVRLQFAPPEGEPIRIGALVWRVDADGLAFLFDQRVAHPLIRNA; this is encoded by the coding sequence GTGAATCTGCCGTCGGGTGAATCGGGCGGCCCACGGCGAGAGCGCCGGCGGCATCCGCGAACGCCGGTCGCCTGGCCGGTGCTGGTCGAAGCGGGGAAGCGGCGTCACCCGTGTCAGACGGTGGACATCGGGGTGCAGGGGGCGAAGCTCAGTCCGAAGATCTGGCTTCAGACCGGCACCGAGGTTCGTCTGCAGTTCGCGCCGCCCGAGGGAGAGCCGATTCGGATCGGGGCGCTGGTGTGGCGGGTCGACGCCGATGGGCTGGCATTTCTCTTCGACCAGCGCGTCGCCCATCCGCTCATCCGCAACGCCTAG
- a CDS encoding cold-shock protein, whose amino-acid sequence MAQGTVKWFNDAKGYGFITQEGGEDVFVHFNAIQAQGFKSLSEGDKVEFEVTKGPKGLQAANVRKA is encoded by the coding sequence ATGGCACAGGGTACGGTCAAGTGGTTCAACGATGCGAAGGGCTATGGATTCATCACGCAGGAGGGCGGCGAGGACGTGTTCGTGCATTTCAATGCCATTCAGGCGCAGGGCTTCAAGAGCCTGTCTGAGGGCGACAAGGTCGAGTTCGAGGTGACCAAGGGCCCGAAGGGGCTCCAGGCCGCCAACGTGCGCAAGGCCTGA
- a CDS encoding type II secretion system protein N: protein MRRRRGVPVWLDRWASSSRLLPLNLLLALLGCALAAGLIRELLASRPLPSPPTPRIGPSAEVAAVTAPPAASAAYAVIATKNLFSPGRSEAPIGPTNTATSPRPVLHGVVIDGAKSRAYLEDPQLRQVFGYAVGDPIGGGRLESIAADRVVIARADRPVEVLLKDPSKPRPAESAAVPTGALPASAAAAAPSGAAAPARTSVLPAAVAAPLPSQVLPPIGPRLRGNDRRNDR, encoded by the coding sequence ATGAGACGCCGGCGTGGAGTCCCGGTCTGGCTCGATCGCTGGGCTTCTTCGTCACGGCTCCTCCCGCTGAACCTGTTGCTGGCCCTCCTCGGCTGCGCCCTCGCGGCCGGGTTGATCCGCGAGTTGCTCGCCTCGCGCCCGCTTCCGTCTCCGCCGACCCCGCGGATCGGGCCGTCCGCAGAGGTCGCGGCGGTGACCGCGCCGCCGGCGGCGTCGGCGGCCTACGCGGTCATCGCGACGAAGAACCTGTTCAGCCCCGGTCGATCCGAAGCGCCGATCGGCCCCACCAACACCGCCACAAGTCCCAGGCCAGTGCTCCACGGCGTCGTCATCGATGGGGCGAAGAGCCGCGCGTACCTCGAGGATCCGCAGCTCAGGCAGGTCTTCGGGTACGCGGTCGGCGATCCCATCGGTGGCGGCCGCCTGGAGTCGATCGCCGCGGACCGCGTCGTCATCGCGCGCGCCGATCGGCCGGTCGAAGTGCTGCTGAAGGATCCGTCGAAGCCGAGGCCGGCGGAGTCCGCCGCCGTTCCGACGGGTGCGCTCCCGGCGTCCGCCGCGGCTGCTGCCCCGAGCGGCGCCGCCGCCCCTGCTCGCACAAGCGTCCTGCCCGCCGCCGTCGCGGCTCCGCTCCCATCCCAGGTCCTGCCCCCGATCGGTCCTCGCCTGCGCGGAAACGACCGTAGAAACGACCGATGA
- a CDS encoding MFS transporter, protein MQPTWSIRAAIGTLIVGTSTVQLANGFFGTFFSLRVTLEGFDASIAGLVLSSYFAGFTVGAFRCGPIIERIGHIRAYAAFGGLAAAATSAMPFLVGSLAWMVLRAVIGFGCAGLFITTESWLNAKAPPELRGRVFSVYMVGTFAALAVGQLLIGSSDPQSPRPFSAIVALFAVALVMVSTTRAEPPQATAAPTLPYGQLTRAAPVAVFGSALSGMIAGTFYALVPAWMQGEGIERSRIALFMFVAVIGGLLFQVPVGHLSDRFDRRRVLAVLGFGFSVVAVALIRLPHTLVVVASAAFLIGGFLSTFYPVCVAHAHDCMPADRVVSVSARLILVSGVGSVIGPLIGTPIMASFDIDGVFYFMAAAALILATLASSGSLGVAAPLHQERPFDILTPQATPLAHAARDR, encoded by the coding sequence ATGCAGCCGACGTGGTCGATACGCGCTGCCATCGGAACGCTCATCGTGGGCACGAGCACCGTCCAGCTCGCCAATGGGTTCTTCGGGACGTTTTTCTCGCTGCGCGTCACCCTCGAGGGGTTTGACGCGAGCATCGCGGGCCTGGTGCTCAGCAGCTACTTCGCGGGCTTCACCGTCGGCGCGTTCCGCTGCGGACCGATCATCGAGCGGATCGGCCACATCCGCGCCTACGCGGCATTCGGGGGGCTCGCTGCGGCCGCGACTTCGGCCATGCCGTTCCTCGTCGGCTCGCTTGCCTGGATGGTGCTGCGCGCGGTCATCGGGTTCGGTTGCGCGGGTCTTTTCATCACCACCGAGAGCTGGCTGAATGCGAAGGCGCCGCCCGAATTGCGCGGACGGGTCTTTTCCGTCTACATGGTGGGCACATTCGCCGCCCTGGCGGTCGGACAGCTGCTCATAGGGAGCAGCGATCCCCAGTCCCCGAGGCCGTTCAGCGCGATCGTCGCCCTCTTCGCGGTGGCGCTGGTCATGGTGAGCACGACCCGCGCGGAGCCGCCGCAAGCGACGGCTGCGCCGACACTCCCCTACGGACAGCTCACGCGAGCCGCACCGGTCGCCGTTTTCGGGAGCGCGCTGAGCGGCATGATCGCCGGCACATTCTACGCCCTCGTGCCGGCCTGGATGCAGGGCGAGGGAATCGAGCGTTCGAGGATCGCCCTGTTCATGTTCGTGGCCGTGATCGGCGGGCTCCTCTTCCAGGTGCCGGTCGGGCATCTATCGGACCGCTTCGACCGCCGGCGGGTGCTCGCCGTGCTCGGCTTCGGGTTCTCTGTCGTCGCCGTCGCCCTGATCCGGCTCCCGCATACGCTCGTCGTGGTCGCGTCGGCCGCGTTCCTGATCGGCGGCTTCCTATCCACCTTCTACCCGGTCTGCGTCGCCCACGCCCACGACTGCATGCCGGCCGACCGCGTCGTGAGCGTCAGCGCACGCCTCATCCTGGTGAGCGGCGTCGGCTCGGTCATTGGGCCACTGATCGGCACCCCGATCATGGCGAGCTTCGATATCGACGGTGTCTTCTACTTCATGGCCGCGGCGGCGCTCATCCTCGCGACGCTGGCCTCGTCCGGGAGCCTCGGTGTGGCGGCGCCGCTGCACCAGGAACGCCCCTTCGACATCCTGACGCCCCAAGCCACGCCGCTGGCCCATGCTGCGCGCGACCGGTAG
- a CDS encoding class II aldolase/adducin family protein — MSQVAFDERVASELVRYARMVVARGYIHNSLGNIAVRAPHPDFPHGVAYTKHAEVSLEEMTVDNVVVTDIPTPTLLHGHVPTSVGHNLNREILRLRPDIGAVIHAHHDETIAFFAAGAKGLRVLSLEFPYVMAMPPHVVPSHLDVENDVGPIADFIAHTNALIMESHGVTTLGRSLSEAYHRLNTLTSEIRRNVLAEQLAAIRGHDVHVLSPDAVDWMYRYAESVIYPSRDATRRPEGGDRQA; from the coding sequence ATGAGCCAGGTGGCATTCGACGAGCGGGTGGCCAGCGAGCTGGTGCGCTACGCCCGGATGGTGGTGGCGCGCGGCTACATCCACAACTCCCTCGGCAACATCGCGGTGCGGGCGCCGCACCCGGACTTCCCCCACGGGGTGGCCTACACCAAGCACGCGGAGGTGTCGCTGGAGGAGATGACCGTCGACAACGTGGTGGTCACCGACATCCCGACGCCCACGCTGCTCCACGGCCACGTGCCGACCAGCGTCGGGCACAACCTGAACCGCGAGATCCTCCGGCTCCGCCCGGACATCGGCGCGGTCATCCACGCCCACCACGACGAGACCATCGCGTTCTTCGCGGCGGGAGCCAAGGGGCTGCGCGTGCTGTCGCTCGAGTTCCCCTACGTCATGGCGATGCCGCCACACGTGGTGCCGTCGCACCTGGACGTGGAGAACGACGTGGGGCCCATCGCGGACTTCATCGCCCACACCAATGCGCTCATCATGGAGAGCCACGGGGTCACCACGCTCGGGCGCTCGCTCTCCGAGGCGTACCACCGCCTGAACACGCTGACCTCGGAGATCCGGCGCAACGTCCTGGCCGAGCAGCTGGCCGCCATCCGCGGTCACGACGTGCACGTGCTGAGCCCGGACGCGGTGGACTGGATGTATCGCTACGCGGAGAGCGTCATCTATCCCTCCCGGGACGCGACGCGCCGCCCGGAGGGCGGAGACCGCCAGGCCTGA
- a CDS encoding xanthine dehydrogenase family protein molybdopterin-binding subunit, translating into MSDDGRIGAPRKRKEDPRFLTGASRFTDDIALAGQLHAAVVRSPHAHARIRAVDVAAARSAPGVRLVLTAADVEGEIARPIPSFSRTPPFDIRGPDGATAPEAEQFPLARATVRYAGQPVTFIVAESAGLARDAAERVRIDYEPLAAAVGLEEALAPGAPRVWDERPSNVSFQWEGGDRRAVEAAFARAAHVTRVEVVNNRIAPVFMEPRSAIAEYDEASFRWTLRVGCQSAHGMRAVLVHVMGVEPDRLRVVVPDTGGGFGARGGVYPEYPLLLVAARRLGRPVKWTSSRAEAFVADHQSRDHVLRGELALDDAGRFTAMRVHVDWRHGAYFTSRNVWVMVHYLPPTLGGPYRIPCGHVAIRGVFSHTTPLAAFRGIGRIEANYLTESLIEAAARETGMDRLELRRRNLVRAEELPWTTPGGAVVTSGAFAEHFDRALELADWRGFPARRAESAARGMLRGFGLGMYVENDGSTPTEFAEVRATGEGRVVVAVGTQDFGMGHDTVFSQIAAATLEVPFDRIDVLFGDTDRVARGAGSAGSRSARLGGGAVVVGARKLIEDGRARAAEMLEAAAADVTYAAGRFTVAGTDRGVDLFQVAGFAEATGGRLAAAVDFATAGDVHANGCHACEVLVNPDDGTLRIERHVIVADVGRAINPLIVHGQMHGGAAQGIGQALMEHVRFEADTGQPLTGSFMEYVLPRADDLPAMTVELNERPEADNPLGVKGAGENATTGAPAAVMNAVRDALRSTGDAGVDMPATPERIWRALRRAKPGNE; encoded by the coding sequence GTGAGCGACGACGGCCGCATCGGTGCCCCGCGCAAGCGCAAGGAGGACCCGCGCTTCCTGACCGGCGCGTCGCGCTTCACCGACGACATCGCGCTGGCCGGGCAGCTTCACGCCGCCGTCGTCCGTTCCCCTCACGCGCACGCGCGGATCCGCGCCGTCGACGTGGCCGCGGCACGCTCCGCGCCCGGGGTGCGATTGGTGCTGACCGCCGCCGACGTCGAGGGTGAGATCGCGCGGCCGATTCCCTCGTTCTCGCGGACGCCGCCCTTCGACATTCGCGGGCCCGACGGCGCGACGGCCCCGGAGGCCGAGCAGTTCCCGCTGGCGCGGGCGACGGTCCGCTACGCCGGGCAGCCGGTCACGTTCATCGTGGCCGAGAGCGCCGGCCTGGCCCGGGACGCGGCGGAGCGGGTCCGGATCGACTACGAGCCGCTCGCCGCCGCGGTCGGCCTCGAGGAGGCGCTCGCCCCGGGCGCGCCGCGGGTCTGGGACGAGCGGCCCAGCAACGTGTCCTTTCAGTGGGAGGGCGGCGACCGGCGCGCGGTCGAGGCGGCGTTCGCGCGCGCCGCCCACGTCACCCGGGTGGAGGTCGTCAACAACCGGATCGCCCCGGTCTTCATGGAGCCGCGGTCGGCGATCGCCGAGTACGATGAGGCCTCGTTCCGCTGGACGCTGCGGGTCGGATGCCAGTCGGCCCACGGCATGCGCGCCGTGCTCGTTCACGTGATGGGCGTCGAGCCGGATCGTCTCCGGGTCGTGGTGCCCGACACCGGCGGCGGCTTCGGAGCCCGCGGCGGCGTGTATCCCGAGTATCCGCTGCTCCTGGTCGCCGCGCGCCGCCTCGGGCGTCCGGTCAAGTGGACGTCATCGCGCGCGGAGGCGTTCGTCGCCGATCACCAGTCGCGCGATCACGTGCTCCGCGGCGAGCTGGCCCTCGACGACGCGGGCCGGTTCACCGCGATGCGCGTGCACGTCGACTGGCGCCACGGCGCGTACTTCACGAGCCGGAACGTCTGGGTGATGGTGCACTACCTGCCGCCGACGCTCGGCGGCCCCTATCGCATCCCGTGCGGTCACGTGGCGATTCGCGGCGTGTTCTCGCACACGACGCCGCTCGCGGCCTTCCGCGGGATCGGCCGCATCGAGGCAAACTACCTGACCGAGAGCTTGATCGAAGCGGCGGCGCGCGAGACCGGGATGGATCGCCTCGAGCTCCGCCGGCGCAATCTGGTCCGCGCCGAGGAGCTTCCCTGGACGACGCCGGGCGGCGCGGTCGTCACCTCGGGCGCCTTCGCCGAGCACTTCGACCGCGCGCTCGAGCTGGCCGACTGGCGCGGGTTCCCGGCGCGGCGCGCCGAGAGCGCGGCCCGGGGCATGCTGCGCGGCTTCGGGCTCGGGATGTACGTCGAGAACGACGGCAGCACGCCCACCGAGTTCGCAGAGGTCCGGGCGACCGGGGAGGGCCGCGTGGTGGTGGCGGTGGGGACCCAGGACTTCGGCATGGGCCACGACACCGTCTTCTCGCAGATCGCCGCGGCCACGCTGGAGGTGCCGTTCGACCGCATCGACGTGCTGTTCGGAGACACGGATCGCGTGGCGCGAGGCGCCGGATCGGCCGGATCGCGATCCGCGCGGCTGGGTGGCGGAGCCGTGGTGGTCGGCGCCCGGAAGCTGATCGAGGACGGGCGCGCCCGCGCGGCCGAGATGCTCGAGGCGGCGGCGGCCGACGTGACGTACGCGGCCGGCCGGTTCACCGTGGCCGGGACCGATCGAGGCGTCGACCTCTTCCAGGTGGCCGGGTTCGCCGAGGCGACGGGCGGCCGCCTCGCGGCCGCCGTCGACTTCGCGACCGCGGGGGACGTCCATGCCAATGGCTGCCACGCGTGCGAGGTGCTCGTGAATCCCGACGACGGCACGCTGCGCATCGAGCGCCACGTCATCGTGGCCGACGTCGGCCGGGCCATCAATCCGCTGATCGTGCATGGCCAGATGCACGGCGGCGCTGCCCAGGGCATCGGGCAGGCCCTGATGGAGCACGTGCGGTTCGAGGCGGACACCGGCCAGCCCTTGACGGGCAGCTTCATGGAGTACGTCCTCCCACGCGCCGACGATCTGCCGGCGATGACCGTCGAGCTCAACGAGCGGCCGGAGGCCGACAACCCCCTCGGCGTCAAGGGCGCGGGCGAGAACGCCACGACGGGTGCCCCCGCCGCGGTCATGAACGCCGTCCGCGATGCCCTGCGATCCACCGGCGACGCCGGCGTCGACATGCCCGCCACGCCGGAACGGATCTGGCGCGCCCTGCGGCGGGCCAAGCCGGGGAACGAGTGA
- a CDS encoding SgcJ/EcaC family oxidoreductase translates to MSRTAIAAVNRQFEDAAKQGDLDRLAALYTADAMALPPDGPIVKGRENIKQMWGSVATQMGLKEVRLETMDLEVTGDTAYEVGEATLTHSGGTASMKFVVVWKMVDGQWRLHRDIWNSTGA, encoded by the coding sequence ATGAGTCGGACCGCTATCGCCGCCGTCAATCGGCAGTTCGAAGACGCCGCCAAGCAGGGAGATCTCGATCGACTCGCCGCGCTCTATACCGCAGACGCCATGGCGCTCCCGCCCGACGGCCCGATCGTGAAGGGGCGGGAGAACATCAAGCAGATGTGGGGGTCGGTCGCGACGCAGATGGGGCTCAAGGAGGTGCGGCTCGAGACGATGGACCTCGAGGTGACCGGCGACACCGCGTACGAGGTCGGTGAAGCCACCCTCACGCACAGCGGTGGCACGGCCAGCATGAAGTTCGTCGTCGTCTGGAAGATGGTCGATGGCCAGTGGCGACTGCACCGCGACATCTGGAACTCCACGGGCGCATAG